Part of the Bifidobacteriaceae bacterium genome is shown below.
GGGATGGTCAGAACCCAGGCGGTCACAATGTTCTTCGCCACCCCCCAGCGCACAGCCGAAAGGGACCGAGTGGCGCCCACGCCCATGATGGCGCTGGTGATGGTGTGGGTGGTGGAGATCGGGGCGTGGATCGGGGTGAACGCGGCCAGGTAGAGGACGATCGCCCCGGTCGCCTCGGCCACGAACCCGCGCGCCGGATCAACCTGGATGACCTTGCGGCCCAGCGTGCGCATGATCCGCCAACCGCCGGAATAGGTGCCCGCCGAAATCGCGGAGGCGGCCAAAGCCTTGATCCAGAACGGGATCGGGTCGCCCGCCTCGTTCCAGCCCACCGCCATCGAAGCCATGAAGATCACACCCATGGTCTTCTGCGCGTCCTGAAGTCCGTGCCCCAACGCCAGGGCCGCCGCCGACCCGACCTGCGCCACCCGGAAGCGCCGCATGGTCTTGTGCGGCGAGGAGCGCCTGAACAGCCACAACGCCGCGATCATGCCGAAGAACGCCAACGTGAAGCCGATCGCGGGCGAGGCGACCATTGGGATCAGCACCTTCTCCCCGATCTTGCCCCATTTGACCGCCACGTCGTCCCACTGGATGATGATCGCCCCCAGCCCGGCGCCGGCCAAACCCCCAATCAAGGCGTGCGAAGACGAGGACGGCAGCCCGAACCACCACGTGATCAAGTTCCAGGTGATCGCGCCCAGCAGCGCGGCCAGCACAATCGAAAGCTGTTCGTGTTCGTCCAGCCCGCCCAGGTTGACGATCTGGGTGGCGATCGTTTCCGCCACCGCCGTCCCCATCAGCGCGCCGATCAGGTTCATGACGGCCGCCATGGTCAAGGCCGCACGGGGGCGCAGTGCGCGGGTGGACACGGCGGTGGCGATCGCGTTGGCGGCATCGTGAAAGCCGTTTGTGAAATCGAACGCGACCGCGATCGCCATGACCGCAACCGCGAGGATGATCTCCGGAGTCATGGAGGTCAGGACTCCTTGAGCGCGATCGTTTCGACGGTGTTGGCCACCCGTTCGAAGGAATCCGCAGCGTTTTCCAGCGCCTCGATCAATTCCTTCAGCTTCATGACAAGGATCGCGTCGGTCTCCGACTGGAAGAGATCGGCCAGCATAGCCCGGTAGGCGCGGTCCGCTTGGTTCTCCAGGCGGTTGATCTCCACCCAGTACTCGGACAGGCCGTCAAGCGAGCGCAGCCTGGGCATTGCCTCGGCCGTCTCCGCCGCCGCCCGCCGCAAAATGGTGATCTGCTTGCCGATCTTCTTCGGCAGCGTGTCGATCCGGTAGAGGACAATCAGGTCTGCGGCTTCCTCCATGTGGTCCATGCAGTCATCCAACGCGGACGCCAAGTCGTAGATGTCGTCCCGGTCGAACGGCGTGACGAAGCTCGAGTTCAGCTTCTTGATGATGGTGTGGGTGGACACATCTGCGGTGTGCTCGATCTCCCGCAGTTGGACCGCCAGGTCCACCCTCTCGTCAAAATCAGCCCCGATCATCTGTTCCAACACGTCAGCGCCGTCCACCAGGTGGCGGGCCTGGGCTGCGAGCAGGTCAAAGAACGACGTATCTTTGGGGGTCAAACTGAACCGCACGGGATCTCCTGCCTCACGTCAAGCACTAGCCGGAAACCAGATTAGGCCATGCGGGGCAGGTGGCTTGCCTGGCTGGTCTGGCCGGACCGCGCAGCGCCAGTCGGCGCGAAGGCCGCTCGTAGCGGCAAGTGTTGGAGCCCGGGGCTGGCGCGGCCCGGCCGCCCACCAGACTAGCGCCTTTCGGCGAAGCTAGCCGCCAGACCGGTCCCAGTCCCGGCCAACGACCCGCTTTCAGTTCGGTTTTCCAGTGCCCGATGCCGCCGCCCCACTTCCAGCCCACCCCGCCTATCGCTTCAGCCGCTCGGCCGGCGCCCCCGTCCGCGACACCGCCCGGAGCATCAAGCCTGG
Proteins encoded:
- a CDS encoding inorganic phosphate transporter → MTPEIILAVAVMAIAVAFDFTNGFHDAANAIATAVSTRALRPRAALTMAAVMNLIGALMGTAVAETIATQIVNLGGLDEHEQLSIVLAALLGAITWNLITWWFGLPSSSSHALIGGLAGAGLGAIIIQWDDVAVKWGKIGEKVLIPMVASPAIGFTLAFFGMIAALWLFRRSSPHKTMRRFRVAQVGSAAALALGHGLQDAQKTMGVIFMASMAVGWNEAGDPIPFWIKALAASAISAGTYSGGWRIMRTLGRKVIQVDPARGFVAEATGAIVLYLAAFTPIHAPISTTHTITSAIMGVGATRSLSAVRWGVAKNIVTAWVLTIPAAGITAILFFLTIQLVSGLF
- a CDS encoding DUF47 family protein, whose translation is MRFSLTPKDTSFFDLLAAQARHLVDGADVLEQMIGADFDERVDLAVQLREIEHTADVSTHTIIKKLNSSFVTPFDRDDIYDLASALDDCMDHMEEAADLIVLYRIDTLPKKIGKQITILRRAAAETAEAMPRLRSLDGLSEYWVEINRLENQADRAYRAMLADLFQSETDAILVMKLKELIEALENAADSFERVANTVETIALKES